In Gossypium arboreum isolate Shixiya-1 chromosome 6, ASM2569848v2, whole genome shotgun sequence, the following are encoded in one genomic region:
- the LOC108485696 gene encoding uncharacterized protein LOC108485696 — MLQLLFTVIFAEMAVIIVLCFKTPLRKLVLMVLDRAKRGRGPVIVKTVGGTVSVVMLSYIFSMMMLKKRWIVDGNASLTDEILMAKNLLETTLMGGLLFLSLIIDKLHHYIKELRIRRKTMETAKKQGQGFEDAGGSDKVTALEEEIATLRARIKQLESD; from the exons ATGCTACAGTTGTTGTTCACGGTGATATTCGCAGAGATGGCGGTGATCATCGTACTATGCTTCAAGACACCGTTAAGGAAGCTGGTGTTAATGGTTCTGGATCGGGCCAAGAGGGGACGAGGTCCGGTCATAGTGAAGACGGTGGGCGGAACAGTATCCGTTGTGATGTTGTCGTACATATTCAGCATGATGATGCTCAAGAAACGCTGGATCGTTGATGGAAACGCTTCTCTAACGGACGAGATTCTCATGGCCAAAAACCTCCTCGAAACTACTCTCATgg GGGGATTGCTATTCCTATCACTAATTATAGACAAATTACACCATTATATTAAAGAACTCCGTATAAGAAGGAAGACCATGGAGACTGCCAAGAAACAAGGTCAGGGATTTGAAGATGCAGGTGGGTCAGACAAAGTTACGGCCTTGGAGGAAGAAATAGCCACTCTGAGGGCAAGGATTAAGCAGCTTGAATCTGACTAG
- the LOC108485580 gene encoding S-type anion channel SLAH4-like, whose product MMEEIECKPPTQLIVEASISSTDQPEKNNGEALSPSCSNILTKIHAGYFRISLSLGCQALLWKILTQPNGVSRDVLHVFSKLPSTACLLLWCLAALTQISLTLVYVLRCYFQFDLVKAEFSHHIGVNYLYAPWISWLALLQSAPILLQNTCLLYMILCWTFIVPLAMLDIKIYGQWFTTEKRFLSVMANPTSLISVIGNLVAARAAAQMGWKESAVCMWSLGMVHYLVLFVTLYQRLSGQNSLPTILRPTFFLFFAAPSMGSLAWNSITGTFDTTSKMLFFFSLFLFVSLACRPFLFKKSMRKFNVAWWAYSFPLTFLAMAAVEYSREVKCHVATLLMLLLSVVSVLVFLGLMMLTAANIDRLLGGTDDPILAFCKNKKSNAGATTK is encoded by the exons ATGATGGAAGAAATAGAATGCAAACCACCAACTCAGCTCATAGTAGAAGCTTCCATTAGCAGTACTGACCAACCAGAGAAGAACAACGGTGAGGCGCTATCTCCATCATGTTCCAATATATTAACGAAGATCCATGCTGGGTATTTTAGGATAAGCCTTTCCCTTGGGTGTCAAGCTTTGTTGTGGAAGATTCTGACTCAACCAAATGGTGTTTCTCGAGATGTTCTGCATGTTTTCAGCAAGCTCCCATCTACGGCTTGTTTGCTGCTATGGTGTCTAGCTGCTTTAACACAGATTTCACTGACTTTGGTTTATGTTCTCCGATGTTACTTTCAGTTCGATTTGGTTAAGGCCGAGTTCTCACACCATATCGGAGTTAACTATCTGTATGCTCCTTGGATTTCATGGCTTGCCTTGCTTCAATCTGCACCGATTCTCCTTCAGAATACCTGCCTTCTTTATATGATTCTCTGTTGGACCTTTATTGTTCCCTTGGCAATGCTTGATATTAAAATATACGGACAATGGTTCACAACGGAGAAACGGTTTCTATCGGTAATGGCAAACCCGACTAGCCTGATATCGGTGATTGGGAACTTGGTAGCCGCTCGAGCTGCAGCACAGATGGGCTGGAAAGAGAGTGCAGTTTGTATGTGGTCACTTGGTATGGTTCACTATTTAGTACTCTTTGTTACACTCTATCAACGCTTATCGGGTCAAAATTCTCTCCCTACGATTTTACGACCAACCTTCTTCTTGTTCTTTGCTGCTCCCAGCATGGGTAGTTTAGCTTGGAACTCCATTACCGGAACTTTCGATACCACATCGAAGatgctctttttcttttctctcttcctcttcgtatctctg GCTTGCAGGCCATTCCTATTCAAGAAATCCATGAGGAAATTCAATGTGGCATGGTGGGCATACTCTTTCCCGTTAACCTTCCTTGCCATGGCAGCTGTTGAATACTCACGAGAGGTGAAATGTCATGTTGCAACTCTCTTAATGCTTTTGTTGTCAGTAGTGTCAGTTCTGGTTTTTCTTGGCTTAATGATGCTCACTGCTGCTAACATTGACCGGCTGTTGGGTGGAACTGATGATCCCATACTGGCTTTTTGCAAAAACAAGAAATCAAATGCTGGAGCCACGACGAAATAA